DNA from Comamonas serinivorans:
TCGGCAACCGCCGGCATGGCCTGATCCACAACCGGTTCGGGCTCCCCCGATCCGGCCTTTGTTCACGTTCATTTGACAGGAGTATTCACATGTTGTTGTTTCGGAATCAACGTCATTCGCTGCATACTCCTGTTGTGTATGCGCGCCGCCAGCTGCTGACGCTGGGTGCCGCCGGACTGGCCGTGCCGGCGCTGCTGGCGGCCACGCCCGCCCTGGCCGACGCCTGGCCCCACAAAGCCATCACCATCGTCGTGCCCGCCGCGGCTGGCGGCACCACCGACATGGCGGCCCGCCTGCTGGCGCAGGACATGGGTCAGCAGCTGGGCCAGAGCGTGGTGGTCGACAACCGCGCCGGCGGTGGCGGCATCATCGGCACGCAGGCCGCGCTGGCGGCCAAGCCCGATGGCTACACGCTGCTGATGGGCAACATCGGCCCCAACGCCATCAACTACAGCATGTACAAAAAGCTGCCGTACAAGCCGGCAGACCTGGTGCCGCTGACCAACGTCATCTCGGTGCCCAACGTGCTGGTCGTGCATGCCGATTCGCCCTTCAAGACCGTGGCCGAGCTGATCGCCTACGCCAAGGCCAACCCGACCAAGATCACCATGGGCTCGACCGGCACCGGCCAGTCGCCCCACATGTCGGCCGAAATGTTCATGCAGCGCGCCGGCTTCACGGCGCCCCACGCGCCCTACAAAGGCGCCGGCCCGGCCGTGCAGGGCCTGCTGGGCAAGCAGTTCGACTTCATGATCGACAACCTGCCCAGCTCGCTGCCGCACATCCAGGCCGGCAAGTTCCGCGCCCTGGCCGTCACCAGTGCCAAGCGCAACCCTGCGCTGCCCAACATCCCCACCATGGCCGAAGCCGGCGTGAAGGACATGGTCGTCACCGCCTGGTTCGGCCTGTTTGCACCGGCTGGCGTGCCCCAGGCCGTGCAGGACAAGGTCCACGCCGCCGCCGCGCACGCCCTGCAGCAGCCCGAGGTGCGCAAGCGCCTGACCGAGCAGATGGGCGGCGAGGTCGGCGGCGAATCGCAGGCCGACTACAAGGCCTTCGTCGCGGGCGAAATCCAGCGCTGGTCGCAGGTGGTGAAGCAGGCCGGCATCTCGGCCGATTGAGGAGGCCGCCGGGCGGCGTTTTCGCTGTGGTCTGCCGCAGCGATTCGGGGCCCCGCCGGTGCCAAGATCGACCGATTCACATCCCCATCAAGCAGTAAGGAAACACCATGATCCGCGATCCAGAAACCATGAACGTCTTCGTCGACACCGTGCAGCGTTTTGTGCGCGAGCGCCTGGTGCCGGCCGAAGAGGTGGTGGCGGAGACCGATGCCATCCCGGCCGACATCGTGCAGGAGATGAAGGACATGGGCATGTTCGGCCTGACGGTGCCCGAGGAGTTCGGCGGCCTGGGCCTGACCATGGAAGAGGAGGTGCTGGTCATGCTCGAGATGGGCAAGACCTCGCCGGCCTTCCGCTCGCTGTTCGGCACCACCGTGGGCATCGGCTCGCAAGGCATCCTGATGGACGGCACGGCCGAGCAGAAGGCCGAGTACCTGCCCAAGCTGGCCAGCGGCGAGCTCATCGCCTCGTTCGCGCTGACCGAGCCCGATGCCGGCTCGGACGCGGCCTCGCTGCGCACCACCGCCGTGCGCGACGGCGACGACTACATCGTCAACGGCACCAAGCGCTTCATCACCAACTCGCCGCACGCGGGCATCTTCACGCTGATGGCGCGCACCAACCCCGACAACAAGGGCGCGGGTGGCGTGTCGGCCTTCATCGTCGATGCCAAGTCGCCCGGCATCAGCATCGGCAAGATCGACAAGAAGATGGGCCAGAAGGGCGCCCACACGGCCGACGTGATCTTCGAGAACTGCCGCGTGCCGGCCAAAAACATCATCGGCCTGAAGGAAGGCCAGGGCTTCAAGACCGCGATGAAGGTGCTGGAAAAAGGCCGCATCCACATCGCCGCCATCGCCGTGGGCTGCGCCGAGCGCATGCTGCAGGATTCGCTGGCCTATGCCATGGAGCGCAAGCAGTTCGGCGAGCCCATCGCCAACTTCCAGCTCGTGCAGGCCATGCTGGCCGATGGCCAGGCCGAGCTGTACGCCGCGCGCTGCATGGTGCTCGACGCCGCACGTCGCCGCGATGACGGCAAGGACGTGGCGGTCGAGGCGTCGTGCTGCAAGATGTTCGCCACCGAAGCCTGCGGCCGCATCGCCGACCGCGCTGTGCAGATCTTTGGCGGTGCCGGCTACCTGAGCGAATACGGCATCGAACGTTTCTACCGCGACGTGCGCCTGTTCCGTCTGTACGAGGGCACAACCCAGATTCAGCAGATTGTGATCGGGCGTGGCATGGTCAAAAACGGCCACGTGAGCTGATTGCGGACTGAATTGGGTGGCAGGATGGTCTGCCGCCCGTTTTATTGTGAACCATTGTGAGGGGATACTCCATGAAGACAAAAATCACCGAGATGCTGGGCATCGAATACCCGATCATCCAGGGCGGCATGCAGTGGGTGGGCCGTGCCGAACTCGCCTCGGCCGTGTCCAACGCGGGCGGCCTGGGTATCCTGACCGCGCTGACCCAGCCCACGCCGGCTGACCTGGCCAAGGAAATCGAACGCTGCAAGACCATGACGAGCAAGCCGTTCGGCGTGAACATCACGCTGTTGCCCATCGTCAAGGCGCCTCCGTACGAAGAAATCGTGCAGGTCATCATCGACGGCGGCGTCAAGGTCGTGGAAACCGCGGGCAACAGCCCCAAGGAATTCACCGCCAAGCTCAAGGACGCCGGCATCGTCGTGGTCCACAAGTGCACGTCGGTGCGTCACGCCCTGTCGGCCCAGCGCAATGGCGTGGATGCCATCTCCATCGACGGCTTCGAGTGCGCCGGTCACCCCGGTGAAGACGACGTGCCCGGCCTGGTGCTGATTCCGGCCGCTGCGCGTGCGCTCAGCATCCCCATCATCGCCTCGGGCGGCATCGCCACCGGCGCCGGCATGGCCGCTGCCCTGACCCTGGGTGCCGAAGGCGTGAACATGGGCACGCGCTTCATGGCGACGAAAGAAGCGCCCATCCACGACAACATCAAGCAGGCCCTGGTGGCCGCTGGTGAACGCGACACGCGCCTGATGTTCCGCACCATGCGCAACACCTCGCGCGTGCTGGCCAACGACATCTCCAACGAGGTCGTCGAAGCCGAACGCCGTCCCGGTGGCGTCAAGTTCGAAGAAATCCACCACCTGGTGGCCGGTGTCCGTGGCCGTGCCGCCATGGAAAGCGGCCAGGTCAACGACGGCGTGGTCTCGGCCGGCCAGGTCGTGGGCCTGATCGACGACGTGCCCACCTGCCAGGAGCTGATCCAGCGCATGGTCAAGGAATGCCGCGAGGCCCTGGCCCGCGCCACCGCCTGGGCCGCCTGAGGTTGACCCCCACGCTCCCCTGCGCTTCGCGCATGGCCCCCGCAAGGCGGCCTGCTGCGCCGGGGTCGGCCCGTCGTTTCGGCGATGCGGCCGCCTGTGCGTCAAGGCCTGGCTGGCGCGCAGCGGGGCGTGTTTCCAATGCCTGCGAAGGCAGGTATCTGGCGTTCACCGCCTGAATTCATTTGCACCATGAGCAGTACTGCTGACATTCAAGACGCTGCGGCGCTGGCCGCCCGCAAGGCCGAACTGAAGGCCAAGGCCGATGCCTTGTTCGCCAAGGTCACCTTCAACCAGATGATTGGCCTGAAGCGCGAGTTTGCCGAGGCTGGCGTCTCGCGCCTGGTGCTGCCCATCAACCCGCAGCTGTTCAACAACTTTGGCGTCGTGCACGGCGGCGTGCTCATGTCCATGCTGGACAGCACCATGACGGCCGCGGCGCTGTCGCGCTTCGAGTTCGAGCGCCTGGTGGTCACCGTCGACCTGCAGACGCAGTTCGTCAAATCCGGACGCGGCGTGCTCACCGGCCACGGCAAGGTCGTGGGCGGCGGCAAGTCGCTGGCCTTCTGCGAGGGCCGCATCGAGGACGAACAGGGCGACCTTGTGGCCAAGGCCTCGGCCGTGTTCAAGTACGTGACCTCCGCCTGACCGCCTTCCCCTTCACCCCACGCGCGTGATGCGCGCCCGGCCCGCCACCGGCGGGGCTCCAACGGCTTCCCAGCCTCCTTTCATTGAGAGACCTCCCATGACCACCCAACAACTGCCCGACGACATGGACTTCCCGCTGGAAGGCGTGCGCGTGCTCGACCTCTCCCGCGTGTTTGCCGGCCCCATGTGCGGCATGGTGCTGGCCGATTTCGGCGCCGAAGTGATCAAGATCGAACACCCGGGCCGCGGCGACGACACGCGCGACTGGGGCATGCGCGTGGGCACCACGACCACGACCTACTTCAACGCGATGAACCGCAACAAGCGCTCCATCACCGTTGACCTGCAGACGCCCGAAGGCGTGAAGCTGATCCATGACCTGATCCCGCAGTTCGACGTCGTGGTGCAGAACTTCAAGACCGGCGGTGCCGACAAACTGGGCCTGGGCTACGAGCAGCTCAAGGCCATCAAGCCCGACCTGATCTACTGCTCCATCGCCGGCTACGACAGCTCGGGCCCCGAAGCCAAGCGCCCCGGCTACGACCTCGTCATCCAGGCCGAATCGGGCCTCATGAACATCAACGGCGAGCCGACGCAGCCGCCGCTCAAGTTCGGCGTTGCCGTGGTCGACCTGATGACCGGCATGTACTCGGCCCAGGCCGTGCTGGCCGCGCTGTTCCGCCGCGAGCGCACGGGCAAGGGTCGCCACATCGAGATGGCGCTGTACGACTGCGGCCTCACCGTCACTTCGTACTACGGCCTGGACGCGCTGCTGCTGGGCCACGATGCGGCCCGCATCGGCAACGCCCACCCGTCCATCGTGCCCTACGGCATGTTCGAGGCCGCCGACGGTCCGCTGATCATCGCCGTCGGCAACAACGGCCAGTTCAACCGCTTCTGCAACGAGGTGATCGACCGCCCCGACATCCCGCAGAACCCCAACTACAAGACCAACCTGGACCGCGCCACGCACCGCGAAACGCTGGTGCCCATCATCCTGGCCGCCATCAAGGCCATGCCGCGCGCCACGTTGCTCGAGCGCCTCTCGGCCTGCGGCGTGCCCTGCGGCGAGGTGGCCGGTGTGCACGAAGCGCTGACCAGCGAACGCACCCGCCGCGGCGGCTTGATTCAACGCATGCCTCACCCCGAAGCCGGCGAAGCCGATGTGTTCGCGCCGCCCTACCGCCTGGACGGCAAGCGCCTGCCCGTGCGCGCCATTCCGCCCACGCTGGGCGAGGGCACGCGCGAGCTGCTGCAAGGCTTGCTCCAGCTGTCCGAGGACGAGCTGCAGGCCCTCAAGGCCAAGGGCGTGCTGACGCTGCCAGAACAGGCGTGAGTTCCCGCAGGCGCACGGCGCCTGCACCGTGGCCATCCGCGGCCACACGCCATGCCAGGGGCTGTTGACCTGGCGTTTCCCTGAGATGGGCCTCTTCATGCTGTTCCGAAACAACCTGTCTTCGATGGCGCGCCGCGGCGTGCTGACCCTGGCGCTCGCCCCCCTGCTGGCGGGCACGGCCATGGCGCAAACCCCGTGGCCCAACGCCATGATCAAGCTCGTGGTGCCGTTCCCGGCCGGCGGGCCGACCGACACGGCCGCGCGCATCGCGGGTCAGAAACTGGGCGAACGCCTCAAGCAGACGGTGGTGATCGACAACCGCGCCGGTGCCTCGGGCTCGATCGCCGCGAGCCAAGTGACCAAGGTGCGGCCCGATGGCTACACCCTGATGATGCTGGCCACGCCCACGCTGCTGGCCCCGCACCTGATCAAGACCAGCTACGACCCGGCGCGTGATTTCACGCCCGTGGCCATGGTGTACGACCTGCCCATCGTGCTGGTGGTCAACCCGCGCCTGCTGCCGCAGGTGACGGACCTGAAGTCGCTGATCGCGCAGGCCCATGCCGACAAGCACCTGAACTACACCAGCGCCGGCACCGGCAGCTTTGGCCACCTGAGCATGGAGCTGCTCAAGCAGATGGGCGGCTTCGAGATGCAGCACGTGCCCTACAAGGGCAGCAGCCCCGCCATCGCCGACACCATCGGTGGTCAGGTGCCGGCGATGTTCGCCGACCTGGTGGCCGCGCTGCCGCACATCAAGGCGGGCAAGCTGCGCGCGATTGCCGTGGGCTCGCCCGAGCGCATCGAGGTGCTGCCGCAGGTCAAGACCGTGGCCGAACAGGGCTTCGCCGGCTACCAGGCCGTGTCCTGGGGCGGACTGGTCGCGCCGCCCGGCACGCCCAAGGCGGTGGTCGACCGCGTCGCGGCCGAGATGAAGCAGATCCTCGACGAACCCGAGACGCGCGCCAAAATGGCCGGCGCCGGGGCGTTTGCCCACTTCGTGCCGCCGGCGCAGTTTGGCCAGCGCATTGCACAGGACTACCAGAAATGGGGTCAGGTGATCCGAGACAAGCACATTGCAGGCGACTGAGGTTGCCGCACCCCTTTTTCACTCTTCCACAAGGACCCTCATCATGAAAATTCTCGTCCCCGTCAAACGCGTGGTGGACTACAACGTCAAGGTTCGTGTCAAGGCGGACGGCACGGGTGTGGACATTGCCAACGTCAAGATGAGCATGAACCCCTTTGACGAGATTGCCGTCGAAGAAGCGGTGCGGCTGAAAGAAAAAGGCGTGGCCACCGAAGTCATCGCCGTCTCGTGCGGCGTGGCGCAGTGCCAGGAAACCCTGCGCACCGCCATGGCCATCGGTGCCGACCGCGGCATCCTGGTCGAGTCCGCCGACGAACTGCAGCCCCTGGCTGTCGCCAAGCTGCTCAAGGCCCTGGTCGACAAAGAGCAACCCGGCCTCGTCATCTGCGGCAAGCAAGCCATCGACGACGACGCCAACCAGACCGGCCAGATGCTCGCCGCCCTGGGCGACTGGGGCCAGGCCACCTTCGCCTCCAAGGTCGAAGTCGACGGCGCCAACGTCAAAGTCACGCGTGAAGTCGACGGCGGCCTCGAAACCATCGAGCTCAGCCAGCCGGCCGTCATCACCACCGACCTGCGCCTGAACGAGCCGCGCTACGTCACCTTGCCCAACATCATGAAGGCCAAGAAAAAGCCGCTGGAAACCGTCAAGCCCGCCGACCTCGGCGTCGACGTCGCCCCGCGCCTCAAAACCCTCAAAGTGTCCGAGCCGCCCAAGCGCGGTGCCGGCGTCAAAGTGCCCGACGTCGCCACCCTGGTCGACAAGCTCAAGAACGAAGCCAAAGTCATCTGATCCGGTGCATTCCAGGGTATGACCCCACGCCCGATTCAAACTGAACGGGAAACCGGCCATACCCCTGATGCACACCTGGACACCGACTCACCCTTGAGCCTCCCCCGCGACCGCCGCCCGCGCACCTGATGCCCGCGTGACCGCCGCGACCCGCCCGAACACCTTGACCGAAAGATCACCATGACCGCACTCGTCATCGCCGAACACGACAACGCCAGCCTCAAATCGGCCACCCTCAACACCGTCACCGCCGCTCTCGCCTGCGGTGGCGACGTCCACGTCCTCGTCGCCGGAGAAGGCGCCGCCGCCGCTGCCGCTGCCGCCGCCCAGATCGCCGGCGTGGCCAAAGTCATCCACGCCGACGGCGCCGCCCTGAAGAACGGCCTGGCCGAAAACGTCGCCGCGCAAGTGCTCGCCATCGCCGGCAACTACAGCCACATCCTCTTCCCCGCCACCGCCTCGGGCAAGAACATCGCCCCGCGCGTGGCCGCCAAACTCGACGTCGCCCAAATCAGCGACATCACCAAAGTGGACAGCGCCGACACCTTCGAGCGCCCCATCTACGCCGGCAACGCCATCGCCACCGTCCAATCCACCGACGCCGTCAAAGTCATCACCGTGCGCGGCACCGGCTTTGACGCCGCCGCCGCCACCGGTGGCGCCGCCGCCGTGGAAACCGTCGCCGCCGTCGCCGACACCGGCAAAGCCAAATTCCTCGGCGCCGAAATCGCCAAGAGCGACCGTCCCGAGCTCACCGCCGCCAAGATCATCGTCTCCGGTGGCCGTGCCCTGGGCAGCAAAGAAAAGTTCGACGAAGTCATCACCCCGCTGGCCGACAAGCTCGGCGCCGCCATCGGTGCCAGCCGCGCCGCGGTCGACGCCGGCTACGCCGCCAACGACCTGCAGGTGGGCCAGACCGGCAAGATCGTGGCCCCGCAGCTGTACATCGCCTGCGGCATCTCGGGCGCCATCCAGCACTTGGCCGGCATGAAGGACTCCAAGGTGATCGTGGCGATCAACAAGGACCCCGAAGCGCCGATCTTCTCGGTGGCCGACTACGGCCTGGAGGCTGACCTGTTCGCGGCCGTGCCCGAGCTGGTCCAGGCCGTGTGAGCTTGAGCAGGTGAGCCGGCTGGCTCATCACGTCAAAAGGCAGTATGCCCCGGTTGCCGTTCAATTTTGAACGGCAAACGGGGCATACTGCCTTTGTCTCTGAGGAGGTGCCGCTGAATCACGGCACCCTTCAGGCTCAGTCGAACACGACGACGCTGCGCGCGATGCCACCGCGCTCCATGGCGGCAAAGCCGTCGTTGATGTCTTCGAGGCGGATGCGCTGCGACACCAGCTGGTCGAGCTGCATGCGGCCCTGCATGTGGAAGTCGACCAGGCGCGGGATGTCGACGGTGAAGTTGTTCGAGCCCATCATCGAGCCCTGGATGCGGCGCTCGAACAGGAACTCGAAGCCGTGGAACTCGACCTTGGTGCCCAGCGGGATCATGCCCACGATGGTGGACAGGCCGCGCGGCCGCAGCATGGCGAAGGAGTCTTCGGTGCACTTCTTGACGCCGATGCATTCGAAGGCATAGTCCACGCCGCCGTTGGTCATGGCGATGACCTTTTTCACCAGCTCGGCGTCGTTGCCGTCGATGCCGTCGGTGGCGCCGAAGAGCTTGGCCATCTCCAGCTTGGTGGGGTCGATGTCGATGGCGATGATGCGCGCCGCGCCGGCCAGGCGCGCGGCGTGGATGGCCGACAGGCCGACGCCGCCGCAGCCGAACACGGCCACCTGCGAG
Protein-coding regions in this window:
- a CDS encoding Bug family tripartite tricarboxylate transporter substrate binding protein codes for the protein MLLFRNQRHSLHTPVVYARRQLLTLGAAGLAVPALLAATPALADAWPHKAITIVVPAAAGGTTDMAARLLAQDMGQQLGQSVVVDNRAGGGGIIGTQAALAAKPDGYTLLMGNIGPNAINYSMYKKLPYKPADLVPLTNVISVPNVLVVHADSPFKTVAELIAYAKANPTKITMGSTGTGQSPHMSAEMFMQRAGFTAPHAPYKGAGPAVQGLLGKQFDFMIDNLPSSLPHIQAGKFRALAVTSAKRNPALPNIPTMAEAGVKDMVVTAWFGLFAPAGVPQAVQDKVHAAAAHALQQPEVRKRLTEQMGGEVGGESQADYKAFVAGEIQRWSQVVKQAGISAD
- a CDS encoding acyl-CoA dehydrogenase family protein; translated protein: MIRDPETMNVFVDTVQRFVRERLVPAEEVVAETDAIPADIVQEMKDMGMFGLTVPEEFGGLGLTMEEEVLVMLEMGKTSPAFRSLFGTTVGIGSQGILMDGTAEQKAEYLPKLASGELIASFALTEPDAGSDAASLRTTAVRDGDDYIVNGTKRFITNSPHAGIFTLMARTNPDNKGAGGVSAFIVDAKSPGISIGKIDKKMGQKGAHTADVIFENCRVPAKNIIGLKEGQGFKTAMKVLEKGRIHIAAIAVGCAERMLQDSLAYAMERKQFGEPIANFQLVQAMLADGQAELYAARCMVLDAARRRDDGKDVAVEASCCKMFATEACGRIADRAVQIFGGAGYLSEYGIERFYRDVRLFRLYEGTTQIQQIVIGRGMVKNGHVS
- a CDS encoding NAD(P)H-dependent flavin oxidoreductase — encoded protein: MKTKITEMLGIEYPIIQGGMQWVGRAELASAVSNAGGLGILTALTQPTPADLAKEIERCKTMTSKPFGVNITLLPIVKAPPYEEIVQVIIDGGVKVVETAGNSPKEFTAKLKDAGIVVVHKCTSVRHALSAQRNGVDAISIDGFECAGHPGEDDVPGLVLIPAAARALSIPIIASGGIATGAGMAAALTLGAEGVNMGTRFMATKEAPIHDNIKQALVAAGERDTRLMFRTMRNTSRVLANDISNEVVEAERRPGGVKFEEIHHLVAGVRGRAAMESGQVNDGVVSAGQVVGLIDDVPTCQELIQRMVKECREALARATAWAA
- a CDS encoding PaaI family thioesterase, which encodes MSSTADIQDAAALAARKAELKAKADALFAKVTFNQMIGLKREFAEAGVSRLVLPINPQLFNNFGVVHGGVLMSMLDSTMTAAALSRFEFERLVVTVDLQTQFVKSGRGVLTGHGKVVGGGKSLAFCEGRIEDEQGDLVAKASAVFKYVTSA
- a CDS encoding CaiB/BaiF CoA transferase family protein — encoded protein: MTTQQLPDDMDFPLEGVRVLDLSRVFAGPMCGMVLADFGAEVIKIEHPGRGDDTRDWGMRVGTTTTTYFNAMNRNKRSITVDLQTPEGVKLIHDLIPQFDVVVQNFKTGGADKLGLGYEQLKAIKPDLIYCSIAGYDSSGPEAKRPGYDLVIQAESGLMNINGEPTQPPLKFGVAVVDLMTGMYSAQAVLAALFRRERTGKGRHIEMALYDCGLTVTSYYGLDALLLGHDAARIGNAHPSIVPYGMFEAADGPLIIAVGNNGQFNRFCNEVIDRPDIPQNPNYKTNLDRATHRETLVPIILAAIKAMPRATLLERLSACGVPCGEVAGVHEALTSERTRRGGLIQRMPHPEAGEADVFAPPYRLDGKRLPVRAIPPTLGEGTRELLQGLLQLSEDELQALKAKGVLTLPEQA
- a CDS encoding tripartite tricarboxylate transporter substrate binding protein, whose protein sequence is MLFRNNLSSMARRGVLTLALAPLLAGTAMAQTPWPNAMIKLVVPFPAGGPTDTAARIAGQKLGERLKQTVVIDNRAGASGSIAASQVTKVRPDGYTLMMLATPTLLAPHLIKTSYDPARDFTPVAMVYDLPIVLVVNPRLLPQVTDLKSLIAQAHADKHLNYTSAGTGSFGHLSMELLKQMGGFEMQHVPYKGSSPAIADTIGGQVPAMFADLVAALPHIKAGKLRAIAVGSPERIEVLPQVKTVAEQGFAGYQAVSWGGLVAPPGTPKAVVDRVAAEMKQILDEPETRAKMAGAGAFAHFVPPAQFGQRIAQDYQKWGQVIRDKHIAGD
- a CDS encoding electron transfer flavoprotein subunit beta/FixA family protein, which produces MKILVPVKRVVDYNVKVRVKADGTGVDIANVKMSMNPFDEIAVEEAVRLKEKGVATEVIAVSCGVAQCQETLRTAMAIGADRGILVESADELQPLAVAKLLKALVDKEQPGLVICGKQAIDDDANQTGQMLAALGDWGQATFASKVEVDGANVKVTREVDGGLETIELSQPAVITTDLRLNEPRYVTLPNIMKAKKKPLETVKPADLGVDVAPRLKTLKVSEPPKRGAGVKVPDVATLVDKLKNEAKVI
- a CDS encoding electron transfer flavoprotein subunit alpha/FixB family protein, translating into MTALVIAEHDNASLKSATLNTVTAALACGGDVHVLVAGEGAAAAAAAAAQIAGVAKVIHADGAALKNGLAENVAAQVLAIAGNYSHILFPATASGKNIAPRVAAKLDVAQISDITKVDSADTFERPIYAGNAIATVQSTDAVKVITVRGTGFDAAAATGGAAAVETVAAVADTGKAKFLGAEIAKSDRPELTAAKIIVSGGRALGSKEKFDEVITPLADKLGAAIGASRAAVDAGYAANDLQVGQTGKIVAPQLYIACGISGAIQHLAGMKDSKVIVAINKDPEAPIFSVADYGLEADLFAAVPELVQAV
- a CDS encoding Zn-dependent alcohol dehydrogenase; the encoded protein is MKAAVFHGVGQPMTIETVEIQKPQRNEVLVRTKATGLCHSDLHFIQGKYPTPVPAILGHEAAGVVEAVGDGVTTLKPGDHVVSCLSVFCGHCEYCVSGHLSVCNNTAVKLPPGVSKRLSWKGEHLNQYLNLSSFAEQMLVHENALVKIRDDMPLDLAALLGCGVLTGYGSVTRSAQIEAGSQVAVFGCGGVGLSAIHAARLAGAARIIAIDIDPTKLEMAKLFGATDGIDGNDAELVKKVIAMTNGGVDYAFECIGVKKCTEDSFAMLRPRGLSTIVGMIPLGTKVEFHGFEFLFERRIQGSMMGSNNFTVDIPRLVDFHMQGRMQLDQLVSQRIRLEDINDGFAAMERGGIARSVVVFD